In Amycolatopsis coloradensis, one genomic interval encodes:
- a CDS encoding DNA topoisomerase (ATP-hydrolyzing), with product MARRKGPTTKVDPSAFDRPGANVFDNSLKTEIEDSYLEYAYSVIHSRALPDARDGLKPVHRRIMYSMNENGYRPTHAYVKSARVIGDVMGRYHPHGDTAIYDAMVRLAQDFSLNVPLVDGHGNFGSPDDGPAASRYTEARLSPEAMLLVGELGEDTVDFRPNYDGSLEEPSVLPAAFPNLLVNGTSGIAVGMATNMIPHNLTEVIGAARWLINHPNATLDKLMEFVPGPDLPTGGSLLGLDEVRRAYETGRGVVRMRASAETGPLEGSRGRQAITVTELPYGVGPEKVIEKITDEVNKSKRLTGIADVKDLTDRENGTRLVIECKVGVNPQALLADLYRLTPLEQSFGINNLVLVDGQPQTLGLKALLEVFLSHRYEVVTRRTRYRRRKREERLHLVDGLLIALLNIDKVIKLIRESENAAAAKDGLMKRFKLSEIQATYILDTPLRRLTKYDRIELEAEQDKLREEIAELSKILDDESVLKKVVSAELAKIAKDHPTERRTALIDGDLKEVLAASKPSGPLEVADDPCQVILSATGLVARTAAESEEASEVRRRNGRVKHDSVSAVVHSTARGQVLLVTNRGRAFKTDVLPLPVLPEQAGTVSLRGGMAAKELVPLEKGERVIGLAPLGEQAAGSPGLALGTKHGVVKVCAPEWPVRSDEFDVISLKDGDEVVGATWLTDGNETLAFLSSEASLLRYPASLVRPQGLKGGGMAGITVRGEAEVVFFGAIRTDDAEHGEPMVVTATGASVKVTPFSEYPAKGRATGGVRAQRFLKGETRLVVGWIGPRPAGASRTGDPVELPEVDVRRDGSGHAHPGPEVVGHLIERD from the coding sequence ATGGCACGCCGTAAGGGCCCCACCACGAAGGTCGACCCGAGCGCGTTCGACCGCCCCGGCGCGAACGTCTTCGACAACTCGCTGAAGACGGAGATCGAGGACTCGTACCTGGAGTACGCGTACTCGGTCATCCACTCGCGGGCGCTCCCGGACGCGCGGGACGGGCTGAAGCCGGTGCACCGCCGGATCATGTACTCGATGAACGAGAACGGTTACCGGCCGACCCACGCGTACGTGAAGTCGGCCCGCGTGATCGGCGACGTGATGGGCCGGTACCACCCGCACGGCGACACCGCGATCTACGACGCCATGGTGCGGCTCGCGCAGGACTTCTCGCTCAACGTCCCACTGGTCGACGGGCACGGCAACTTCGGCTCCCCCGACGACGGCCCTGCCGCCTCGCGGTACACCGAGGCGCGGCTCTCACCGGAGGCGATGCTGCTGGTCGGCGAACTCGGCGAGGACACCGTCGACTTCCGGCCGAACTACGACGGCTCGCTCGAAGAGCCGTCGGTGCTGCCGGCGGCTTTCCCGAATCTGCTGGTCAACGGCACTTCCGGGATCGCGGTCGGAATGGCGACCAACATGATCCCGCACAACCTGACCGAGGTCATCGGCGCGGCGCGGTGGCTGATCAACCACCCGAACGCCACCCTCGACAAGCTGATGGAGTTCGTCCCGGGCCCCGATCTGCCGACCGGCGGATCACTGCTGGGACTCGACGAAGTCCGCCGCGCGTACGAGACCGGCCGTGGTGTGGTGCGCATGCGCGCCAGCGCCGAGACCGGCCCGTTGGAGGGCAGCCGCGGCCGCCAGGCGATCACCGTCACCGAACTGCCGTACGGCGTCGGCCCGGAGAAGGTGATCGAGAAGATCACCGACGAGGTCAACAAGTCCAAGCGGCTCACCGGCATCGCCGACGTCAAGGACCTCACCGACCGCGAGAACGGCACGCGGCTGGTCATCGAATGCAAGGTCGGTGTGAACCCGCAGGCGCTGCTGGCGGATCTGTACCGGCTGACGCCGCTGGAGCAGTCGTTCGGCATCAACAACCTGGTGCTGGTGGACGGGCAGCCGCAGACGCTGGGGCTCAAGGCGCTGCTGGAGGTCTTCCTCAGCCACCGCTACGAGGTCGTCACCCGCCGCACGCGGTACCGGCGCCGCAAGCGCGAAGAGCGTCTGCACCTGGTCGACGGTCTGCTGATCGCCCTGCTCAACATCGACAAGGTGATCAAGCTGATCCGCGAGAGCGAGAACGCCGCGGCCGCGAAGGACGGCCTGATGAAGCGGTTCAAGCTCTCGGAGATCCAGGCGACCTACATCCTGGACACCCCGCTGCGGCGGCTCACGAAGTACGACCGGATCGAGCTCGAAGCCGAGCAGGACAAACTGCGCGAGGAGATCGCCGAACTGTCGAAGATCCTCGACGACGAGTCGGTGCTGAAGAAGGTCGTGTCGGCCGAGCTGGCCAAGATCGCCAAGGATCACCCCACCGAACGCCGCACCGCGCTGATCGACGGTGACCTCAAGGAGGTCCTCGCCGCGTCGAAACCGTCGGGGCCCCTGGAGGTCGCCGACGATCCGTGCCAGGTGATCCTGTCGGCCACCGGACTGGTCGCGCGGACGGCGGCGGAATCGGAGGAGGCGTCGGAAGTGCGGCGCCGCAACGGCCGCGTCAAACACGACTCGGTGTCCGCGGTGGTCCATTCGACCGCGCGCGGTCAGGTGCTGCTGGTGACCAACCGCGGCCGCGCGTTCAAGACCGACGTGCTGCCGCTGCCGGTGCTGCCCGAGCAGGCGGGCACCGTCTCCCTGCGCGGCGGGATGGCCGCGAAGGAACTGGTGCCGCTGGAAAAGGGCGAGCGCGTCATCGGGCTGGCCCCGCTCGGCGAGCAGGCGGCCGGCTCCCCAGGGCTCGCGCTCGGCACGAAGCACGGTGTCGTGAAGGTGTGCGCGCCGGAGTGGCCGGTCCGCTCCGACGAGTTCGACGTGATCAGCCTGAAGGACGGCGACGAGGTCGTCGGCGCCACTTGGCTCACCGACGGCAACGAGACGCTGGCGTTCCTGTCGTCCGAAGCGTCATTGCTGCGCTACCCGGCTTCGCTCGTGCGGCCGCAAGGTCTCAAGGGCGGCGGCATGGCCGGGATCACCGTGCGAGGTGAAGCGGAAGTGGTCTTCTTCGGCGCGATCCGCACCGACGACGCCGAACACGGCGAGCCGATGGTCGTCACCGCGACCGGCGCGAGCGTGAAGGTGACCCCGTTCAGCGAGTACCCGGCCAAGGGCCGGGCGACCGGCGGTGTCCGGGCGCAGCGGTTCCTCAAGGGCGAGACGCGGCTGGTCGTCGGCTGGATCGGCCCGCGTCCCGCCGGCGCCTCGCGCACCGGTGACCCGGTGGAGTTGCCGGAGGTCGACGTCCGGCGCGATGGCTCCGGCCACGCACACCCTGGCCCCGAGGTCGTCGGCCACCTGATCGAACGAGACTGA
- a CDS encoding DNA topoisomerase IV subunit B, whose protein sequence is MTAETLYGADDLTHLEGLEAVRKRPGMYIGSTDSRGINHLFSEVVDNSTDEGVAGHATKIVVTLHADGSVQVDDDGRGIPTGTHAKSGLSGVELVLTRLHAGGKFGGSGYKTSGGLHGVGASAVNALSHRFDVTVKQSGKVHQMSFAHGVPGVFDGPGPKAKFTRKSGLNITGKMKRGERSGTSIRYWYDSRYFESGAALDVEGVRAKMRNTAFLVPGVTYVLRTAVDDSISEETFHFPNGLADMVDFLAPSDEKPVCGTLIINGEGTYKENAADASGVMQSNVVRHAEVEVALRWGTGYERTVECFTNTIRNVHGGTHRRGFDRAVLKALQDAISKTRGLLKPKEEMPTVEDVLEGMTAVVHVRLPEPQFTSQTKDELSTAGITRVIQGIVDKHIRAWTEERKTKSEAKIVLQKVVDAARVRLTQKQQKDAARRKTALEGAAMPPKLVDCRTTGVSRSELFLVEGDSALGSARMARVSEYQALLPLRGKILNVQKASLGDTLKNAEIASIVQVLGAGSGRTFDLSTMRYGRVILMADADVDGSHIRTLLITLFAKYMRPVIEDGRLYAAMPPLHKLVTKGRNPESHFTFTQKEMETKYAELERAGKQIVTPVQRFKGLGEMDAEELWDTTMNPATRAVRRITIDDAEAAENALELLMGEKVEPRRNWLVASSDRVDREAIDA, encoded by the coding sequence GTGACTGCTGAGACCCTGTACGGGGCCGACGACCTGACGCATCTCGAGGGTCTGGAAGCGGTCCGCAAGCGCCCCGGCATGTACATCGGCTCCACCGACAGCCGCGGCATCAACCACCTGTTCTCCGAGGTCGTGGACAACTCGACCGACGAGGGCGTGGCGGGTCACGCCACGAAGATCGTGGTCACCCTGCACGCCGACGGCAGCGTCCAGGTCGATGACGACGGCCGCGGCATCCCCACCGGCACGCACGCCAAATCCGGTTTGTCCGGTGTCGAACTGGTGCTGACCAGGCTGCACGCGGGCGGCAAGTTCGGCGGCTCGGGCTACAAGACCTCCGGTGGTCTGCACGGTGTCGGCGCCTCGGCGGTGAACGCGCTGTCGCACCGCTTCGACGTCACGGTGAAGCAGAGCGGCAAGGTCCACCAGATGTCGTTCGCGCACGGCGTCCCCGGCGTGTTCGACGGGCCCGGCCCGAAGGCCAAGTTCACCCGCAAGTCCGGGCTGAACATCACCGGCAAGATGAAGCGCGGCGAGCGCTCCGGCACGTCGATCCGGTACTGGTACGACTCGCGCTACTTCGAGAGCGGCGCCGCGCTCGACGTCGAGGGCGTCCGCGCGAAGATGCGCAACACCGCGTTCCTGGTCCCCGGCGTCACGTACGTACTGCGCACCGCCGTCGACGACTCGATCAGCGAAGAGACCTTCCACTTCCCCAACGGCCTCGCCGACATGGTCGACTTCCTCGCCCCGTCCGACGAGAAACCCGTCTGTGGCACGCTGATCATCAACGGCGAGGGCACGTACAAGGAGAACGCGGCCGACGCCAGCGGTGTCATGCAGTCCAATGTGGTGCGTCACGCGGAGGTCGAGGTCGCGCTGCGCTGGGGCACCGGCTACGAGCGCACGGTGGAGTGCTTCACCAACACCATCCGCAACGTGCACGGCGGCACGCACCGCCGCGGTTTCGACCGCGCGGTGCTGAAAGCCTTGCAGGACGCCATTTCCAAAACCCGCGGGCTGCTCAAGCCCAAGGAGGAGATGCCGACCGTCGAAGACGTCCTCGAAGGGATGACGGCGGTCGTCCATGTCCGGCTGCCCGAGCCGCAGTTCACCTCGCAGACCAAGGACGAGCTGTCCACCGCCGGCATCACCCGCGTCATCCAGGGCATCGTCGACAAGCACATCCGCGCCTGGACCGAAGAGCGCAAGACCAAGTCCGAGGCGAAGATCGTGCTGCAGAAGGTGGTAGACGCGGCACGCGTCCGGCTCACCCAGAAGCAGCAGAAGGACGCCGCCCGGCGCAAGACCGCGCTCGAAGGCGCGGCCATGCCGCCGAAACTGGTCGACTGCCGCACCACCGGCGTTTCCCGCAGTGAGCTGTTCCTCGTCGAGGGTGACAGCGCGCTCGGTTCGGCGCGGATGGCGCGCGTGTCGGAGTACCAGGCACTGCTTCCCTTGCGCGGCAAGATCCTCAACGTCCAGAAGGCGTCGCTCGGCGACACCTTGAAGAACGCCGAGATCGCCTCGATCGTGCAGGTGCTCGGCGCGGGCAGCGGTCGCACGTTCGACCTGTCGACCATGCGCTACGGCCGGGTGATCCTGATGGCCGACGCGGACGTCGATGGTTCGCATATCCGCACGCTGCTGATCACGCTGTTCGCCAAGTACATGCGGCCGGTGATCGAGGACGGCAGGCTGTACGCCGCGATGCCGCCGCTGCACAAACTGGTCACCAAGGGCCGCAACCCGGAGTCCCACTTCACCTTCACCCAGAAGGAGATGGAGACCAAGTACGCGGAGCTGGAGCGGGCGGGCAAGCAGATCGTCACGCCGGTTCAGCGGTTCAAGGGTCTCGGCGAGATGGACGCCGAGGAACTGTGGGACACCACGATGAACCCGGCCACCCGCGCGGTCCGCCGGATCACCATCGACGACGCCGAAGCCGCGGAGAACGCGCTCGAACTGTTGATGGGCGAGAAGGTCGAGCCGCGCCGCAACTGGCTGGTCGCCTCCTCCGACCGGGTCGACCGCGAAGCCATCGACGCCTGA